The Candidatus Poribacteria bacterium DNA segment AGGCATTACGCCGGAGAAGCGCGTCATGTCCTACTGACAGGGCGGATACCGCTCCTCCCACAGCTATTTGGCGTTGCGGCTTTTGGGCTACCAGAAAGTCAGCAACTACATCGGCTCGTGGAAAGAGTGGGGAGATCGGCTGGATCTGCCGATCGAAATACCGGAAGCGTGAAACGTGAAAAACCATTTGTTCATTAGTGTGGTTGGGCGAGGAAGTCCGACCTATGGGCAGTACAAAACGCTAAGAGAAACCGAGTTTTCAAGAAAAAACTCGGTTTCTGTTGCACTAAATCTTAACATGAACGTTTTTTTACTTTTAACCCCCTAAATCCCCCTTATCAGGGGGACTTATGAACCAAACGCGCAAGTTCTAAAAGTCTTTCTTTGCGTCATTGCGACATTGCGACATTGCGTTAAAATCCGATTCGCGCTGCCTATAAACGGATCTTCCTTACGCTAACGCCTGATCAAGGTCTGCGATAATATCTTCCACTTCCTCCAACCCCGCGTCTCCGCGCTTCCGGCGAAACATGCAGGTGCGTCGTCGAAGCGGAATGACAGATCAACGTCCGTACATCACCCAAGCTGACTGCAAGCGTACAGAGTTCGACCTGATTCACCAGTTTCTCTCCCGCTGCTATACCACCCTTGAGTTCAAAAGAGACCATCCCACCGAAGTTGTTCATCTGCTTTTTGGCAAGTGCATGTTGTGGGTGGCTTGGTAGACCGGGGTAATGCACCCTTTCGATTGCCGAATGATTTTCCAGAAATTCTGCGAGTGCGTGGGCATTGGCACAGTGACGCTCGAAACGTAGTGGCAGCGTGGCGACCCCGTGCAGACACCCCCGAAGTGTCGTAGCGCACCTGTCTTCGCACGATCGATAGACTCCTTTGATCCAACAATCATGCCGGCGACCACCGCCCCACTTCCGCTGAGATACTTGGTCATACTGTGGACGACGACATCAACACCGAGAGAGATTGGCTGCTGCCCACACGGCGTGGCGAAGGTGTTATCGAAAACTAACGTAACCCCGTGCGTCCTTGCAATCTCCGCACAAGCGGCAAGGTCCACCAATTTCAGTGTTGGATTGACAGGGCTTTCAAGATAGATGGCTTTCGTGTTCGGTTGGATTGCACCATCGACGGCACTGGCATCGGTCGCGTCCACAAATGTGGTTTCGACTCCCATGCGACGGAGATCTTCGTTCAGGATGTTGTATGATCCAGCATAGAGAGAGTCCATCGCCACGACGTGGTCCCCGTGCGCTAGCAGCGTCAACAATGTCGTGCTCACAGCTGCCATTCCCGACGCTGTTGCGAGTGCCGCTTCACCGCATTCTAGCACTGCAATCTTGTTTTCGAGCACAGATTGCGTTGGATTGCCCCACCGCGTATAAATATAACCCGAATCTTCGTCTGTGAACGCAGCACTGAAAGGTGCTGTTCTGGTAGATGGGCGGGATGAGGGGACCTGTTTTGGGGAGGGATTCTTCGCCGGCATGGATGGCTTTGGTTGACCAGCCGGTGGATCTGGATTTCGTTGTCATAATCATCAACCCGTTGGTTACTCTTATAATTTCTCCAATACCTGTTCTGTAATCTCTATGGTGTGTTCGATGTCTGCCTCTGTGTGGGCGAAGGAGATACTCCCCTGTTTTGTGGGAAGCGGAAAGTGGAAAATCCCTCTCTCGATTAAGAGCGTTCTGTACTTTTTATCGAGATCCATATCGTGGGACTGTGCAATTTGCAGCCAATTGGTGGGAGCCTCCTCCATAAAATAGACAACAAAGGCGGATCCCTGCCGGGCGACTATTGCGGGGAAATCTTTCGTGGACAGCAGCTCCTTTAAGCCAGCTTCCATCATCTGACCGAGGTGTTCCAGATGACCATAAATCTCTTTCTCCTGCGCCTTCAACTTTTTCAAGGTTGCGATTGCCGCTGCTGTCGGGACGGGGTGGGCACTATAGGTGCCTGCAATTAACACCTTCTTTTCCGGCTGCGGGTGATTGAAATACTCCATATACTCCCGCTTGCCCCCGACGACGCCGAGTGGGTAGCCGTTGGCGACCGCCTTTCCGAATACCGACAGATCTGGCTGCACCCCACATATCGACTGATAACCGCCTAGAGCATGGCGGAATCCCGTTTTTACCTCGTCAAAAATTAGCAGGGAACCGTATTGATCGCACAGCCGTCGAAGTCCCTCTAGGTATCCGGGGTTCGGTTTGACCACACCGATATTTTGTAAGATTGGCTCAAGGATGATGCACGCGATATTCCCCTTTTTTATTAAATTTTCTACGGCGTCCAAGTCATTGAACTGTACGGCATGGACATGCTGAGAAGCGGATGCTGGCATACCGGCTGTAATTGGATAAAGTGGCAGCTCCTCGCCCGGCTGATAGCCCCCAATTCTTTCAAGGGGATCCATTAAATTGAATGCCACATCATTATGCCAACCGTTGTAGCCGCCTTGCATGATAATCACTTCGTCGCGTCCGGTTATTGCGCGAGCAACCCGCACGGCGAAAAAGGTCGCCTCTGACCCTGTATTGGTGATCTGTACTTGGTCCAGCGTGGGGATACATTCTACCAGCAGATTCGCTAACTCCCCCTCCCAAGGGGTTGTCCCCGCACCNNNNNNNNNNNNNNNNNNNNNNNNNNNNNNNNNNNNNNNNNNNNNNNNNNNNNNNNNNNNNNNNGCGGCGTGATAATCGATGTACTGCAGCCCATCGCTGTCCCAGAGATAGGCACCCTCTGCTTTCACAAAAACGCGCATCGGATCTATCACCCGATTCAGCGAAACGACGCCACCGGGTATCACTTTTTTATGTTGTTCCCAGACTGCTGTTACTGTGTCTTTCTGTGCCATCGTCTTTTCTTTCTTAGATATATTAACACAAGTTGCTATACACATTGCGCTCCTCTGGAGCGAAAAGCAGAGCACTTGACGGGCGGGAACCCCACCCCTACAGGGAAACTTATGGATTCGTAATACCTAGGGTGTGTTGACATTTAACAAATGGAACGGAGCTCTCCGTTCCCTACGAAATATACGTGCATCTATGGCCCGCTTCGTAGTGAACAACGATCGTTGTTCACTACCAAACCATTGTGTGTTACATATATATCGTCCTGCTGGCTGTGGGTCGGGCAAGATGCCCGACCTACGAAGAGGGGATATTGTTGGGNNNNNNNNNACGTGTTGACATTTGGCAACACGCCCTAGCAACTTGGGCTATCTTATCTGAATTATTGCTTCCTTTCATAGATTTTCGCTGGATCAATCACCGATTTCTCGTTATGCAGTTCTTCGGTCAATACACCGTCCCGGAGTTGTGTCAAGCTGCCGCCGGCTATAGCAAACAGGAGCGAATCTTTCCGGTACTCAGCGAGACCGACCTCAAGCGCGTCTCGTGCCCGAAACCGTCGAGCCACGGCGTTACCGACCGCGCCGACCTGAACGAGTTCGCGTCCCTCCAGCATGGCTCCAAACTTGTTAAAGTCGTTGCCCACAAACCCCGGCCTGGGGCTGTAGCTGAACGCAGGGAGCGGTCGTTTTCGCCCATCCGGCTCTTGAACCCATGCGTCGACCTTCCGCCATTGCCGGTAACGCACTTGTACAAGCTGCTCGATAACGTGAAAGAAGGTACAGCGGAGATAGGGAACGCCTAGCATTAAGATGTGTGCGTCCAATTCGTAGAGTTTCCAGAAGGGACNNNNNNNNNNNNNNNNNNNNNNNNNNNNNNNNNNNNNNNNNNNNNNNNNNNNNNNNNNNNNNNNNNNNNNNNNNNNNNNNNNNNNNNNNNNNNNNNNNNNNNNNNNNNNNNNNNNNNNNNNNNNNNNNNNNNNNNNNNNNNNNNGGATCGAGTTTTCTGCCGTGGGAGAAGGTAAAGGTCGGCACGACGAGTGTACCCGTTGAACCGAGTACATCCAAGAACGCGTCAACCACAGCGTCCGCGCCGCCTTCGACGTAGCCGATACTGCTCAACGAACTGTGCACAAAGACAATATGACCGGCCCCCAAGCCCAGCGTTTGTAGTGCTTCGGCGATTTGCTCCTGTTTCACTATCTATCCTAACGCTGCGTCCACCTTATTAATTGCCGCAGCCATCAATCGGGCGTGGTCTTCCTGCATGTTGACATTAAACCCAAACCGCAAGGCTCTGCCTAAGATCGAAAGGGTCTGCGGGCACATATCCCGTGAATACTCAACGTTCCCTTTGTAGGCTGGATCTTTCCACGGATAACCCGATGGGTGGTGGGAGTGCTTAAACAGGATTGAATCCCAGTAATAGTAGATGTGCCGATCTGGAAATCCCTCGTTGTACGCCGTGCCTGCTCCCAACCCTTCTGCCTTGAGTGCTTCGACGTATTTCGGGGTGAGTTCCGGATCCTTAACAATGATTGCTGCGCTGATGCCGCATTCGCCATCAGGATCATCGACATGCTGTGGGATATATCCCTTCGGCTCATCCAACTCTGCGAGGAACGCCTTTTTCAGCCGACGGGTATGGCTCAAGATGTCCTCAAGTTTGGAAAGTTGTACCCGCGCAATTGACCCCATGATTTCGCTCGGACGGTAGCCCTGACGTGAAAATGGCGGATTTTGCCACTCTTTATCGCTCATCCACATCGGCATTGCAGCATCGCTAGCGAAGGCGGTGCGTTCATAGATATCGTAGTCATCCGTGAATACCATGCCTCCTTCGCCAC contains these protein-coding regions:
- a CDS encoding AAC(3) family N-acetyltransferase, with the protein product PFWKLYELDAHILMLGVPYLRCTFFHVIEQLVQVRYRQWRKVDAWVQEPDGRKRPLPAFSYSPRPGFVGNDFNKFGAMLEGRELVQVGAVGNAVARRFRARDALEVGLAEYRKDSLLFAIAGGSLTQLRDGVLTEELHNEKSVIDPAKIYERKQ
- a CDS encoding AAC(3) family N-acetyltransferase — encoded protein: MVKQEQIAEALQTLGLGAGHIVFVHSSLSSIGYVEGGADAVVDAFLDVLGSTGTLVVPTFTFSHGRKLDP
- a CDS encoding DegT/DnrJ/EryC1/StrS family aminotransferase; this translates as MAERLAIDGGTPVIAEPIPSGVHGPSAIDDREINAVTEVLRSGRLFRFVEDSHVAAFETEAAALLGVNHALMVNSGTSAIICALTGIGVGPGDEVIVPGYTFIATAAAVVGVGAIPVIAEIDESLGMDPADVERKITPHTKAILPVHMQGVPCRLDDLMAIAKRHDLKMVEDCCQCVGGRYNGAYTGTWGEAGAWSLNYFKVISCGEGGMVFTDDYDIYERTAFASDAAMPMWMSDKEWQNPPFSRQGYRPSEIMGSIARVQLSKLEDILSHTRRLKKAFLAELDEPKGYIPQHVDDPDGECGISAAIIVKDPELTPKYVEALKAEGLGAGTAYNEGFPDRHIYYYWDSILFKHSHHPSGYPWKDPAYKGNVEYSRDMCPQTLSILGRALRFGFNVNMQEDHARLMAAAINKVDAALG